One Burkholderia sp. WP9 genomic window, GAAGACGGTGAAAGGGAAAACAGGTCGTTCGAAATAGGCTCGGCCAGTATAGCGTCGGCCTTTGCGAACAATGCGCTAACAAGTGGTTGACTGACGGCCGGCGGTTGCACGGCGTCGTATCTGTGTCGCAACTCTCCAAGGAACTCGGAAATCATTGGGGCGCCGGAAGTACTACGCTTCCCGACGTAAGAATTGATGATGGAAATCAATTGAGCATCAGATGCGACGCCCGATACGACTTCATCGACAACCCGCTTTGGAATCGCATCCGACGATGGAGTCAGTGCGAAGTAAGCGTCGTATCCTGCCTCGGATGCAATGCCACGGCGCGATGCAATCGAATGATACGCTTCAGAGTGATAGAACCCTTTGTTCGCTATCAGTTCAGCGAGACTAGGGAATAGCACCGACATGACATCAAGAATTTGGTCTTTGTCTTCTCTTGACCCTATCGAATTTGTGAAGCGTTCGACAACCGGCTTCCTGGCGGATGTATCCTGAAATCGGTAGTTCCCGTCCCGGAACAAAAAGTCACGGTTGTCACGAATCCAGTTGAAGGCGTCAGTATCGAAGAGTCGAAGCCCCTCCATTATCAATAAATCCACGGGGTCAATTTCGCCTTCCAGAGCGGGCCAAGCAAACTTCACCGCGTTGGCGAGTCGCAGTACGTCGCGAGGCTTATCAATCCAGCGACGAATGCCCCTGCTGGTGAGTGTGAACCATCGACTTTCATCCGGTTGCGCCGTACCCATCATGAACGAAATCTCACCGTCCAGAATCAGCAAAAGCGAACGCTTCGAGGGCTTCGGCAGTTCGATTTCGTGCTGGATAATTTTTTCAGAGTAGCGAGGGCTGCTGTTGTCCTCCTGCTCGTCAAACGCTTCGGAAATCTTGGTGCGGTCGTATGAAAGGAGGTATACGACATTGGGTAGCTGGCCGACGGTCTTAACCAACTGCATGATTGACTTGACCTCGTCTTCACTGAGACGGTCAATGTCATCTATGGTGACAAGGAACTTCCGCCCCGCCTTTTGAAGCTGCTCAACGAGGCCTTCGTGTGCCGACTGCAGCGACTCATCTTGCAAAAATTCATCTATTTTGGCTTTGAGAGGGCGTTTGACGATATTGACTACCGCTGTCGCCGCACCTTTGGTTACGCCAATATCGGCCGCGACCGCAACTTTAGCCATGGCGTCCATCACCGCGTCGCTTGAACCACCGACTTGCTTCAAACGCTTGCGCAAAAACCTCTTGAGCCAGTTCTCGCGTGGTCCCACGGACTCCGTCAGTATTTTGAAGAAAGCAGAGACAAGGTCTTGATGTCCGGAGACCATCCACGGCCGGAACTCAATCACGCTGACTTTCTCGTCGTCGCTCCGTGCTTCTTCGTTGTGCTTGTCGAGAAATGCACAGGTAAAGTTAAGCAGCGTCGACTTCCCATGGCCCCATACGCCGTTAATTCCGATGACGTATCCGTACGGTGCATCGAGGGTCTGGATGACGTGGGCAAGTCGCTTGGCGATTGGGGCTACGCCAAGTCTGTCTTCTTCCCAAGGATTTTTCTTCGCCCGGTCATCTCCGAAAGTCTGTCGAGCTTTGTTAATCATCTCTTGCCCATTTACAGTAATTCAAGTTAATGTTTCCGTCGGAACGAAGGCTCTTGCTTGGCGTCGTACTGATGTTAGCGGCGCGATTCGTATCATTCTTGCGTGAGTCATCTCCAGACTCGAGCCGCGACCTTCGACCATCCTCGGAACTGACGATTGCCGGTCGTCGACCAGTCGAGGGATAGTCGTGGCGTGCAACTACCGCAGGAAGTGACAGTCGGTGTGCCACTGTCCGAAGGATGGGTGCTATTTCCCGTTTCGGAGGTTCAAATCGCGGAGTTCCTCGAGCGTGCGAACGACCGCTTCTACTTGTTCGCCGTCGAAATCATCCCGGTCTGCTTCTTCGTGCGTGCCTTTGTTCAAGTAAGTCCAAATCAGGCTGGTCCCTGGAATGCCCAAGACGCGTTCCAATGCTCCAACAATAATTCCCTTATTGGCGTGATTGAATGAACCCGCATCACGGAGCTTCTTGCGTAGCGCCTCGCACAGGTTTCTAAGAGCGGGCTCTGCACCGACACCGGCAAGTGGAACACTGAGCGTACCTAGGTCATGTGTTCCCAGCCACCTCCAGACCTTCTCGGTTAGCATCTCGAGTGCCTGCCGTGATGCAGACAAAGCTTCCCGGTCGTTCAATAAATCCCGAGCAGCTCGCGCTTTCGCAACGTAGTTTGCAGTCGGGACATTGCCGCTCACCCTCGGATGATGGTCCCCAGTATGGTGGCGGAAGAGATAAACCTGAGAGTCGCGCCCTCGGGGCAGATGTTGCTGGATGTCCTTGATGAATTCGTTGCTGTGGCAGGTGACGACGATTTGCGTGTCCGCGAACGTATCGCTCTCAAATATGGCTTCCCGGATACCACCGCGGTGGTCGTGGTCAATCGCATTGATTGCGTCGTCGAAAACAATCGTCGGTGAGTCGATGCTCTTCGCCTTTGCCAAAAGAATCGCGAGGCCAAGACAGCGGATATGACCTTCACTCAGAACATGCAATGCATCAACCCGTCTGTCTTGGTCGCCGCGGAAGGTGATTTCTATTTTTCCATCGTCCGTCAAGGGCAAATACAGTGCCGCGAGCTTGTCGGCGTCAAGGTCGTTGCGATTGAACTCGTTGTATAGATTGAGCGCTGTCTCGTTGAGGCCCGCCATCAATTGACCAGGGAGGTGGTCCCGGTACGACCGCAGCTCCTTGAGGAACCGGTCATACGTACCCTTCAGCGGCGTGTCGCGGGCGATAGCGAGCCGCTCCTGTTCAGCATCTTCTATCAATTGGGCGTTTGCAACGTCAAAATCCTCAATGCGCTTGTTGGCAGCAGCGACATTATCCTTCAGTGTCTGCCGTTTTTGGTCTTGGGCTTGAACTCTGAGGCGAAAATCCTCGAGACGCTTGCGCTCGTCGACGTCGGGTTGCCGGTTCTGTTGCGCTTGCTGCGAAGCGGCATCTTGTGCCTCCATACGCTCGACAATTGCAAACAGTTCCTGCTGCACGTCAGGGTTGGCTGGTTGCGCAGGCTCTTTGGGACAGACGCCTGCCCACCATGCGCCGTCAGGGGCTGGCGGCAACGTAGCAAGAAACTGCGTGAGCGCTGCTGGCTTCTCAGTCAGAGATGCGAGATACCCGGATACTCGACTGAGCATCTCTCGAAGTTCCCGGGATGCTTGGTCCACTTCGCGCTGTGCGGCACGTTGCTTATCCTGAAGAGCGCCAAGCTCCTCAAGCTGCTTAAGCCCTGCCGATGCTTTCTCGTACGGGTTGGTCGTCACCTGCACCGGCCCGGCAAGTGGTGTATCGCACGCGGGGCACCGGTCTCCCACCGACTCTTTCAGGGCAACGACCGCGTCATACAGGCCTTTGAACGATACTTGCTCGCTGCGGGCACGCAGGGCGGCAGTATGTTCGTCAACTGTGCTCTGACACTCGTTCGCCTTGTCAAATGCTGCAACGAGTCCCAGACGCGTCACACCGATGATGCTTGGCGGCATGCGTTCCAGAATGGCATTGAGGGCATGGAGTCGGCCATGTACTGCCTCGGAGCCAATAAGCTGCTTAAGCATTTTATAGGTCGTGCCTGCGGCATGTTCGAGCCCCAACTTGGCTTCCTCGGCATCAAGCCCGAGAAGTGACTCCGCTTCGCCTTTGACGATTTGTTGGTCAGTGGCCAACGTGGCACGCTGCGCGGCCAACGCTTTTTGCTTGTTATCAGTCAGGACGAGCTGGCCATCGATGTTTTCGTTGAAGTTGCCGACAAAGTCGCTGAACTGGTCCATGCCAAACAGCGTGGCTATCAATTCTGCTCGTTGTGCTGGCGGCCGCGCAGCAATCCGAGAGAAGGAGTCGATTCGGTTCTTCTCGACGAAGCAGAAGCGATACGCGTCAGGGTTCGCGGCGACATTGATTTCACTGCCCCGGTGGTCCGTTGCTGTCAGGACGGGGTCAACGAAGCGCCCGGCGTGCAAATTCGCGAGGTACGTGCGCGCGACGATTCGCTTGGCGCCTGCTTCCTCGACCTCGCCTAGCAGCGCGTATTCCAATCCTTCGCACAAGCTAGTCTTACCGCTTCCATTCGGGCCATAGAAGAGGACCACCTGTTTGGTCAGGTCGAAGGTTTCAGGGTTTCTGAATCCACGGAACGGGCCAAGAGTGAAGTTGCGCAGCCGCTTCCATGCCCACACGCCAGCGACGGCTTGAGCCGCCGGTGCTGGCGCGACGTCCGCGATTTCCGGCATTGAGTCGCGTATTAGCCGCGCAAGAGTAATTGAGCGCTGACTGCGTTGTCTTGTGGTCGCCGCAAGCTCGTCGAAGTTCTGCAAACAGAGCGTCGCCAGACGGCGCACGTCGGCAGGCATTGCGCTATCCGGCTCGTAGAGCCGGCGGACGAAGTGTTCAAAATCTTGTTTGGCAGTAGCCATTACTGCTCCTCTCAGTGTCGTTGTAATGTTCGCCGCAACTTCACGAAACCACCGCTTCTCGGAGCCAGCGGCTTTCGGCTTATTTGGTCGTCGATTCGTTTGTCGCAGACCGCGCAGTACTTCGAGCGAATGCCAAGGCGCCGTCAATATCGAGATGCGTCGATGCGAACGCGGCGCGCTTCACGGACATCGGTAGCGCCCAGTCCCATTTTTCACGGTCAAGATTTTCTATCTCGGCTACGGTCTTGATGGCGGTCGGCTGGTCTAACTGACCAATCTGAAGTAGAGCTTCGGTCACGCGCTCTGGGCTGCCGTTCGACACGCCGATGACTGCGCCATTGTTAAACGCGTCGAGTTTGTTGGCACGTAGCAGCAGGACCAGAGCGTCGTTGAGATAATCGCCTTGCCACGTGGCAATAAAGGTACCCGAGCCCTCTCGGAAGATGACGGTCCGTTCCAGTGACGCTTCGGCATAGTATCGACGCGCCTCTCGCAGCATTCCTTGGCCCGCGGCG contains:
- a CDS encoding AAA family ATPase, with the protein product MATAKQDFEHFVRRLYEPDSAMPADVRRLATLCLQNFDELAATTRQRSQRSITLARLIRDSMPEIADVAPAPAAQAVAGVWAWKRLRNFTLGPFRGFRNPETFDLTKQVVLFYGPNGSGKTSLCEGLEYALLGEVEEAGAKRIVARTYLANLHAGRFVDPVLTATDHRGSEINVAANPDAYRFCFVEKNRIDSFSRIAARPPAQRAELIATLFGMDQFSDFVGNFNENIDGQLVLTDNKQKALAAQRATLATDQQIVKGEAESLLGLDAEEAKLGLEHAAGTTYKMLKQLIGSEAVHGRLHALNAILERMPPSIIGVTRLGLVAAFDKANECQSTVDEHTAALRARSEQVSFKGLYDAVVALKESVGDRCPACDTPLAGPVQVTTNPYEKASAGLKQLEELGALQDKQRAAQREVDQASRELREMLSRVSGYLASLTEKPAALTQFLATLPPAPDGAWWAGVCPKEPAQPANPDVQQELFAIVERMEAQDAASQQAQQNRQPDVDERKRLEDFRLRVQAQDQKRQTLKDNVAAANKRIEDFDVANAQLIEDAEQERLAIARDTPLKGTYDRFLKELRSYRDHLPGQLMAGLNETALNLYNEFNRNDLDADKLAALYLPLTDDGKIEITFRGDQDRRVDALHVLSEGHIRCLGLAILLAKAKSIDSPTIVFDDAINAIDHDHRGGIREAIFESDTFADTQIVVTCHSNEFIKDIQQHLPRGRDSQVYLFRHHTGDHHPRVSGNVPTANYVAKARAARDLLNDREALSASRQALEMLTEKVWRWLGTHDLGTLSVPLAGVGAEPALRNLCEALRKKLRDAGSFNHANKGIIVGALERVLGIPGTSLIWTYLNKGTHEEADRDDFDGEQVEAVVRTLEELRDLNLRNGK
- a CDS encoding P-loop NTPase fold protein; translation: MINKARQTFGDDRAKKNPWEEDRLGVAPIAKRLAHVIQTLDAPYGYVIGINGVWGHGKSTLLNFTCAFLDKHNEEARSDDEKVSVIEFRPWMVSGHQDLVSAFFKILTESVGPRENWLKRFLRKRLKQVGGSSDAVMDAMAKVAVAADIGVTKGAATAVVNIVKRPLKAKIDEFLQDESLQSAHEGLVEQLQKAGRKFLVTIDDIDRLSEDEVKSIMQLVKTVGQLPNVVYLLSYDRTKISEAFDEQEDNSSPRYSEKIIQHEIELPKPSKRSLLLILDGEISFMMGTAQPDESRWFTLTSRGIRRWIDKPRDVLRLANAVKFAWPALEGEIDPVDLLIMEGLRLFDTDAFNWIRDNRDFLFRDGNYRFQDTSARKPVVERFTNSIGSREDKDQILDVMSVLFPSLAELIANKGFYHSEAYHSIASRRGIASEAGYDAYFALTPSSDAIPKRVVDEVVSGVASDAQLISIINSYVGKRSTSGAPMISEFLGELRHRYDAVQPPAVSQPLVSALFAKADAILAEPISNDLFSLSPSSGLLFLVDKILRLAGTTEAPELLKSVFGDTTSLAFSADVFVDIGRDLFIFPGDESAKREPPLVDKDSFEELGAILLQRIIQAASDGSLESAPHFWNLIRTWTHYDKSDKPKLWMSQRMMDNPLFMLKTAQGLLGYSASPKGKSYHFTERPDTTLYDFDVIHDAAQRHLQTAKLNDDARRQLEALREGADRMRCEKFNSDMPSTG